The following DNA comes from Eubalaena glacialis isolate mEubGla1 chromosome 1, mEubGla1.1.hap2.+ XY, whole genome shotgun sequence.
aattaattaaaatttaaaaagtcagctcCTCAGTCACATTAGCCACACTTCAAGTGCGCAGTAGCCACATATAGCCTGTAGCTGCAATACTGAACAGTGTACATACAGAACACTTCCcacactgcagaaagttctattggacagtgctgctctAGGGAATCAGAAGAGGCACACGACTcctgggaaaaaacaaaactttctaaAGAGGGCTACAAAAAGTGGCAATTTaaggaattccttggcagtccagtaaCCACTGGCATGGTGGAGGACTTGGCATGCTCAATGGcaggggtctgggttcgatccctggtcggggaatcggggaactaagatccctcaagccccgcggggcagccaaaaattaaaaaaaaaggagtggcGATTTATAATAATGGCAAAAAATAAGTTTTCTTCTCCGTCCCgtggctattttttaaatttaaagaagttCTCAGTGTGACCGTCAGTATGTTTTCCTCCCTAAGATTATCCTCTATAAAAGGATTCtcagacctccctggtggcgcagtggttaagaaaccgcctgccaatgtagggcacacgggttcgagccctggtccaggaagatcccacatgctgcggagtaactaagctcgggcgccacaactactgagtgtgtgtgccacaactactgaagcccgcatgcctagagcccatgctccgcaacaagagaagccaccgcaatgagaagcccacgcatggcaaggaagagtagcccccgctccccggcttgctgcaactagagaaagcccccacgcaACAACCTAgggccaatgcagccaaataaatgaataataaatttttaaataaataaaacgagcTCTCTAAAAATGGgctcatacttaaaaaaaaaaaaaaaaaaagaaagaaagaaagaaagaaaaggattctCACCGTTAGAATCCGGAGTGAAAAAGATACGCAATTCTAGTTGCAGCCTCTGAGGCTTCCCTCTATCATGGAAGGGCTCTGCCCTCTGGGCCGCGAAGTCTGTGCACACTGGGCACTGGGCTGAACTCCTACTGCCGCTCAGCGGAGAGAAGAGACAAGGGCTCCTTTGCCAGTTTGGCGGTTGCCGAGCGACAGAGACAGTGCCGGGCCTGGCCTAAGGAGGAGGGCGCAGACTGAAAGATACTGAGGGATCTGTAACAACGCCGCCTTCTATTGGCTGAAGAGCGCTCGGCCATTGCCATGAGCCAATGAGCAGACGCATACGGATGACGTCAGACGCCATGCGACTCCTCCCACCCACTCTCTAGCGACGCGTCTAGAGACCACCGAAACCCACCTCAAACCCTTTGGTGGGGACGTCTGTATTACCGCATGTTTACCTCGCAGCTCGCGCTACTGCAGGTGTTCTTCCTGATGGTCCCCGAGGGGGTCCGGCCTCAGCCATCTCCGTCCCCGTCTGGGGCAGTGTCCACCCAATCGGACCTGGGACCAAGGACGCAGGGCGAGACCCTTCAATCCTCCTCGGAGGTGCCTGGCGTCTCTACAGTGGGTCCTACTGTCGTGACTCCCTCGGCGCCTGGAAATAGGACCGTGGATCTCTTCCCAGGTGAGGGGAGAGGATGCGGGGTTGGAAACTGCTGACTTAGATCCAAATTCTGTGAACAAAGTGAATTCCCATAAAGTAAGGAGTGGGGCTGTTGGAAGAAGGGGAATTAACACTTGGAAGAGTCTGGGGATCCTCACCCCATTTGCTCTACTTTATGTTGTACTTTTATAGTCTTACCGATTTGTGTCTGTGACTTGACTCCCGGTGCCTGCGATATGAATTGCTGCTGCGACAGGGACTGCTATCTTCTCCATCCCAGGACAGTTTTCTCCTTCTGCCTTCCAGGCAGCGTGAGGTGAGCTGCGATGCTCAGGTTGAATCCTAAAGGGGATTGGGGCTGTAGAATAAGTAACATTTGGAAGTAGGAAGAGTTAGCCTTCgtgcctcccacccccacttccactcctgggaatGGAACTACCTTGGTTTTTCCCAGGAGAGCCGTTCCTCTTCTGATGCTCTAGAGCAGGGCTGGCCAATAGAATAGAATCTTCGTATTGTCCTGTGGCTGCCCAAGGAGTCCTCTCTTTGGGATCTGACTGATACCAGTGGGGCACCCTTCTTTGGACCTCTTTCTAAATGTATCTATTCTCCCTCCTGTTTCCTCAGGTCTTCAAGTTGGGTGTGTGTAGACAACTCTCTTATCTTCCGAAGTAATTCCCCGTTTCCTTCAAGAGTTTTCATGGATTCAAATGGAATTAAGCAGTTTTGTGTCCATGTGAACAACTGTGAGTAGAAATATGTTGGCTATTCCTATTGcctaacatttactgagagtTAGCTTAGTCTctgatgttttttccttttctttgttttttaaactttttttcccccctttggatCTCTATCATGCTCCCTCTCCTTCCACCTGTACCCCTgccccttcttttttctcttattagTGAACATTGGCAATCTCTTTTGCCCTCTTGGCTGTGGACCAGAAAACCCATACAGAACTTTAATTTCAGTCAGCCCTCTTAGCTCAGAGGATTACAGATAGACTATATCTCCCATTTGCTACGATCTCCATGAAGGGGCTCACTGAATCCCCAGTGCCTGACATAAGAGGCACCAAATAATACGTGAATGAATGTCTTTGACAAATGAGTCTACATcaaccttgtttttattttatgaggCAACAATATAGGGGAAAGAGCATTTGACTTGGGTCTCAGCCCTTCATTTACTTACCAGCTGCACAGACTTGAACAAATTTCCAGGCTCATTTCTTCAACTGCAGAATGAGAAATAATATCACTAATTCTGAATGTGAAAGTGCTCTGTAACTGTAGAgtgcaataaaaatgaaaggtaATTGTTATTAAGGTTTTTAAATAGACTTAGATGGCTTCTggggtggcgcggtggttgagaatccgcctgccaatgcaggggacacaatccctggtctgggaagatcccacatgctgtggagtaactaagcccgtgcaccacaactactgagcctgcatgccgcaactgctgaagcccgcgcgcctagggcccgtgctccacagcaggataggccaccgcagtgagaggcctgtgcactgcagggaagagtggcccccgctcgccgcaactagagaaaagcccagcagcgaagcagcgaagacccaacgcagcctaaataaataaataaatagacttaAAAAGTTGTTGGTGATGagtataacatttttaaagatgtacatctaatatatgttttttaaatttattgtctaAGAAGCAAGGTAATGTtctcacataaaatagacttaaatGTCCCTTACACTCTGGAAGTCAGCTCATCCTGGTTTCATCTGTTAGAAAATAAATTGCAAAACTATATTTGTTTCATAAAGCAACCAAGTTTGGGTTTGAGGGGACTTGAATTTGGAAGCAGTTATCAGGAGCCTTGCGGCCATTCAGGTTGTGAGAAGGTAAAGGGAGCAAGGCAAatgctgcattttaaaataaggctGCCGCTGTCTCATCCTTTCCAAATCTCCCATTGCCTTCTAGTTCTAGCCTCATGAAAATGCTCCAGGGATATCGCAGTAGCGTCCAACTGGTGCTGCCTGCTTTTAATCCCCCCCTGCTTCCCATGCCATACTGTTTCCAGACCAGTGTTTCTGAACTTTCTTTCCCCAGCAGCACCTGAGAGTCACTCCTTTAGAACTTATGGGATACTTTGAATTGTTATCATTTTGTATGAATGTTGTGTCTCCCCAGGTAAATTGTCGGTGCGTAGAAAGGATGGACCATATCTTTGCCCACAGTGTTTAATATTTGCTGATGATAATCATCAGTAACAGACATTGTTAGTCAGAGGCTGTACAACATGATGGAGTGGGAAAAATCCTAGACCAGGAATCGGGAGATCTGTGATCTACTCCTGGCTCTGCCAGATGGCTCTGTGGCCTTTTGCAACTCATTTACCTCTTAGGATCCAAATTTCCTAATGGAATTGGACCAGATGATCTCTGGGCTTCCTTCCACATCTGAAATTGTATCAATCTAAGTCTAAATACCTTTAAGCCCTGTTGGGTGTAATATACCATACATGATGGTAGAAATTTTAGACAGAAATTCTATTTATCCTTAGCCTGTGCTTCTTATCTGCATTATTCCTGCTTACCATCACTACCACCAATATCCCTGCACTACAGTGAGAGACAAAATGTTAATGTTCTCTTATTCTTTTAAGccatgaaaaaatattcagatgGGTATTTTCCATCTCAACGTACCTTCTTTTTTAGCttaacttttctttcatttataaagATAGAAATAACTACATTTTTTAATGAGGTAAGTATTTCTTCCATGTGGTTTTCAGGGTATGAGTTCTGAAGGAAATATTAAACAGCTCCTGGAAGCTTTAAAAGTTGAACATTTCGGATCAGAGATGAAAGAAGGTGGTCTGCAGACCAGCAGCATTAGTATCACCTGTTCCAGAGCAAGGCTTTTCAATCCTAATATGCACCTAcatcacctggagatcttgttaacatgcacattctgattcagtaggtctggagcatGGCTTAAGATTCTGAATTTCTGACAACATCCCAGGTAATGCTGGGGGGCTGCTAGTCTGTGCACCACACTTTGAGTAATAAAGATCTAGGAGACAGATAGAAAGTGAGTAGCCTGAAAGGCCCCAGAATTGAGAGTTATCTTCATTTCGTGTTCCGTGAGAAAGCTGAAAAGTCAAATGATTAGGACTTTGTGATCACAGAGGATAAAGGTCAAGCTTATGTAATGTAGCATCTTCATTAGCTTTTGGTGATGCACGTCTTGATTTCCTTTTGAATCTGTCCAAATGACCATAtttatgaagaaagaaagaaactagtaTGGGCCAATTTTCTGCTACATTCCTTTTTCAAGTTAGCAGAAAACTTGGGTGGTAAAACAGGGTGTTGTTCATTACAGGCCACCCTCTGGGCAGGGGAGAATGTCAGAGGCCTTTACCTACATCTCTCTCCTGGTTCTGAAGTGCCATAAGGAGATGGCTGCAGGAGCTTGGATAGATTTATACGTTGCTataatataaattacaaaattGTTAGAGAAAATACCCTTTGGGTGTGTGTGAAAAATCTTGAATGTAGAAATTATAAggtgaaaggaataaaatacGACAAATCCATATACTTGAGAGATGGAAACCTTATTATGAGGAATGGTTAGTTGAAGTTTAGAGGAGATTGGAAGACTTGGAGAGGACAAGTCAAATATTGCCTCCAACTCTGCCATCTTCCTATGGAAACAGTACCATTTTGTTGTACTAGAGACTCCTCTGGTATGGGACAAATGTGTGCATTACCGAGACTCCTATTTTCATCACAAATTGCTAATCATACACATTCCTGGCATCAGAGACTTGGAACTGACTGGCATTCGTTGGTCATATTCTTATCTCAGATCTTAATACTAAAACAATAATTCAATTAacaaattacaaataaattattagGTGATAGAAATCAAAATTGTTATTATCTCTGAAGATGGCGTATTGATTGGGAACCTGGGAAAATGTTCTGAGTGGTAGtaataaaagtatataaatgtttaaaaattctttgagtTTATGCTTAAGATTAGTGCATTTGCATACTTTACTGTGTATATtttatgcctcaataaaaatatttttaaagattagttTCTTGGTATGCCAGatacttaaaaatgattttattttatctaaaccccttttctttttaaaaatattttagcaaaatTAAACTATTTCCAGAAGCTCCAAAAGGTCAATGCAGCCAGCTTCCAGGCCCTGGCTACAGAGTTTGGAGGTGAATCATTCACTTCAACATTCCAAACCCAGTCACCACCACCTTTTTACAGGGTGAGCCTATGGAAGGGGGAGGgattgtttggtttggtttttcccCGCATACTGACAATTGACTAGGTATCTTTGAGATACCCACCTGCAACTAGGTAAGCCACTGTCAGCTCTTTTGGAGGGCAGTATTGTCCATGTTAACAACCTattgagttaacttttgtttCTGCTTATTCTTTTCTGGTGGAGTTCAGTCCAATCTCACtgtgaataaatttctgttatactTTGTTTAGGCTGGGGACcccattctgacttacttccccaAGTGGTCTGTAATAGGCTTGCTGAGGCAGCCTGCAGGAGTCGGAGCTGGGGGACTCTGTGCTGAGAACAATCCTGCAGGTGAGCCTGGAGTACAAGCGCCAGCCTTTTTGTTCAGTTTAAAATAGGCTTTCTCATGTACCACTCCCTTAATTCTAAGGTTTCCTGGAGAGTAAAAGTACAACCTGTGCTCGTTTCTTCAAGAATCTGGCAGATAGCTGTACCTTGGATCCCACCCTCAACGCTGCCTCTTATCATAACTTCACAGTCTTGAAGGTGGGtgtcccttctctccccactgtCACCACTGTGGACTTAAAAAGTTATCATGCTTCCCACAAGCACTGAACTGGAAGTCAGGATACCCAAGAGCTACGTAGAAGGCAGAGGGCCTAAAAGCCCTGTCACctgaagaaagatgaaagaagtaGGGATAGATAGCCAGGATAAGAGGTTCTCACCTTTCTGGCTAGTGGAATTTGCTAGGGGAGGTAGGATGGGGTGACATCTCACTGTTTCACCAAaacttcttgcttttgctgtttgTCAGAGCTCTACTCAGAGTAGGTGGGCATCACAGTGCATCCAACCTCCGCTCAGCCCTGCTTCTGGCATTTTAGTGTAAGGAGAGTCAGgtagaaaaaaatgttgattttttttcccccccaaatgaGAAACCACAAGCTCCTGGAGATTTTATGTTAAGATATATGCACACTCATGTCCTTGCTGTTCTCTTATACTAGGTTCCAAGAGGTTTGAGTGATCTGCAGAATACGAAGGTATGATGCTTTTTACCAGGAAAAACGAAAGAATATTTGGTCCCTTTACATCTGAGGCAGTTTCACTCTAGATTGTAATGGTgaaagagaatgtgtgtgtgatgCATCAAACTGTTCAAGTATGAGtctaaaagagtgttttcctGTTTGTTCTATATAATTAATAAGCATCATATGAAATAAGAATTCATAAGGTATTAGGTAAGTTTGAGAAACTTCGGGttaaataaagttaaacattATATTTAGGATGGACTACTTGAAGTCTTTAATATGCTAGAGGGTCTTCTTAatctctaagagggaagtgtcaGATATAGTATTTCTAAAACTTATTTGACCATGGAacctttattttatatctaatagaAGTAATGTTCCAAAAAATATGTTTTGAGAAGTGCTGAATTAGAATGACTTTTGAACTTAAGTTGTAGACTGGCaatggaaggagagaggaaggtgatggtccaaaaggaaaaatactcATTTCAGCATAATATGTAACTAGAATAAAAAGTGCTGCTTTCAATTTTAATTGATTTGCCTCTTTCCCTTGCTAGTTCCAGGTGCCTGTAACACCTGTCTCACAGGCTGACTCTCCTCTGCTGGCTGGAAACACTTGTCAGAATGTTGTTTCCCAGGTAGGGACGCTGACCTCAGATTCTGGACTGATGTATGTTGATCGGCATTAGCAGAGGTGCTTCATCTTCCATTAAGTACCAGACCAACCCCACGTGAATTTTTGAGCATTACCTGAAACTTAACACATCAAGGACTGAGCGCATCACCTTCCTCCTCGCGTGTTTCAGTCGTTTCCATTGCTGCCGTCCTCTGGCATTTCACATCCAGGACATTAAGATTATTTCTAGTTCCTCTTTCTTTGCCCATGTGCAGTCTGTTATGGTTTTTACTGACCACAGTTTCTTTTATTGACAAAGTCAGTATCATCTGAACATCTGAAATAGACTAGTcaacttcttttcctttattctctctcttctAATCAACCAACAAAAGTAAGAATTATTGGAAAgcatcattttaaaaactatgcTCAGAAATCTCAGGTTACCTTCACTTTTTCATGACTTCCGTCTCCAGCTACCATCTTTATTCATCCTCGGACACTGTGAGAGCCAGGTAAACCAGGTTTCCATTCCATGCTCACCTCTGCCTGTGCTTCTACTCACCTCCTCTGCACAAGatcaaaacttatttttcttccctttcaattCTTACCGTAAACTCACCTCTCCCATGAACTCTTTAAAAGAGCTCTATCCAGTCTCTTTTTTTCATGTGTAGATATAATATGAAgtcaaattttatcttttcattgtATTGGTATTTGGCATTTTTAAGATTACTTTTTTAGTCTCTCTCAtccagttactttttaaaattgagatataattgacatataacattgtattagttttaggtgtacaacataatgatttgatgcacatatatattgtgaaatgatcatcacaataagtttagttaacattcattaCCACACATAgttaacaaatttttttcttgtggtgaaaacttttaagatctgctctcttagccaCTTGCACATATATAATgcaatattgttaactacagtcaccattcTGTTCCCTCATTCAGTTATAGTAAAACCCTTAAAGACAGGAAATCTTCTGTACTAAACATAATTGGcccacaaaataatttttattaattgattCTACTTTTGTATTTCAGGTCATCTATGAGATAGAAACCAATGGGACTTTTGGAATCCAGAAAGTCTCCATCAGTTTTGGGCAAACCAACCTGACTGTTGAGCCAGGCACTTCATTCCAGCAACACTTCATCCTTCACTTCAGGGTTAGGGCCCTTCTCCTACAGGGgatcaagaagaaagaaatatcgGGTTAGAGGTAGCTCCCCTGCTTCTGTAACACACGCAAGATAGAATAAGAATATGAAGGACTAGTTCAATCTGTCAACTGAAGCCTCAACATTTAGTATTCCATAATTTAACTTCAAGTGATAAGGATTCAACAGTGTTTATTCATTAGCATGTTCCCCCAGCAAAGCAGGACTTCACTCACAAAtccaaactctttttttaaatagtcatttTGAATCATAAACTCAACTAATATCCCACAAAAATTCTTTAACTAGCTTTTTTCATGTTTCTGGGCATTCAGCGTTTTACTCACTTCCCACTTAATCTAAGTTTCCAGTCTTGATCACCACCTTTTggctttcttctactttctttctttttgaaccCAGCAGAGTCCAGTTTCTTCTCAACTCTACCCTCAAGTGATCAACCAAATCCCATGTCTCTCAGAGTTCATCTGTGGAACATCTatagttaattaaaatatatttctaaattacaTTTAAACTCCTCTGGTTTTAGCCACACTGAACATAACCCTAAATTAATAGTAATTTTGAAAAACAGGATTGATAGATCGTTGATAGATCTTTAGTTGTAATCCTTGGTAGAAGTAGCATGCAGTGAACATCAATGTTCAGATCCTCAGGATTTATTTTAGTgaataaaaaacagtaaaagaggggcttccctggtggcgcagtggttgagaatctgcctgctaatgcaggggacacgggttcgagccctggtctgggaagatcccacatgctgcggagcagctagtcccgtgtgccacaactactgagcctgcacgtctggagcctgtgctccgcgcaacaagagaggctgcgacagtgagaggcccgcgcaccgcgatgaagagtggcccccgcttgccacaactagagaaagcccttgcacagaaacaa
Coding sequences within:
- the TCTN3 gene encoding tectonic-3 isoform X1, which gives rise to MFTSQLALLQVFFLMVPEGVRPQPSPSPSGAVSTQSDLGPRTQGETLQSSSEVPGVSTVGPTVVTPSAPGNRTVDLFPVLPICVCDLTPGACDMNCCCDRDCYLLHPRTVFSFCLPGSVRSSSWVCVDNSLIFRSNSPFPSRVFMDSNGIKQFCVHVNNSKLNYFQKLQKVNAASFQALATEFGGESFTSTFQTQSPPPFYRAGDPILTYFPKWSVIGLLRQPAGVGAGGLCAENNPAGFLESKSTTCARFFKNLADSCTLDPTLNAASYHNFTVLKVPRGLSDLQNTKFQVPVTPVSQADSPLLAGNTCQNVVSQVIYEIETNGTFGIQKVSISFGQTNLTVEPGTSFQQHFILHFRAFQQSTAASLTGFRSGNPGYIAEKPLLALTGDRRHSMTLLQSKGDGTCSIKRHEVQFGVNAISGCKLRLKRVDCSHLQQEIYQTLHGSLRPEHVAIFGNADPARKGEWARILSRNCSVSAMHCTSCCVIPVSLEIQILWAYVGLQSNPQAHVSGARFLYHCQPIQDSQQETEVPLTTVVTFVDITQKPEPPRGQPRMDWKLPFDFFFPFKMVFSRGVDSQKGSVSPILILCLLLLGVLNLETK
- the TCTN3 gene encoding tectonic-3 isoform X2; amino-acid sequence: MFTSQLALLQVFFLMVPEGVRPQPSPSPSGAVSTQSDLGPRTQGETLQSSSEVPGVSTVGPTVVTPSAPGNRTVDLFPVLPICVCDLTPGACDMNCCCDRDCYLLHPRTVFSFCLPGSVRSSSWVCVDNSLIFRSNSPFPSRVFMDSNGIKQFCVHVNNSKLNYFQKLQKVNAASFQALATEFGGESFTSTFQTQSPPPFYRAGDPILTYFPKWSVIGLLRQPAGVGAGGLCAENNPAGFLESKSTTCARFFKNLADSCTLDPTLNAASYHNFTVLKVPRGLSDLQNTKFQVPVTPVSQADSPLLAGNTCQNVVSQVIYEIETNGTFGIQKVSISFGQTNLTVEPGTSFQQHFILHFRAFQQSTAASLTGFRSGNPGYIAEKPLLALTGDRRHSMTLLQSKGDGTCSIKRHEVQFGVNAISGCKLRLKRVDCSHLQQEIYQTLHGSLRPEHVAIFGNADPARKGEWARILSRNCSVSAMHCTSCCVIPVSLEIQILWAYVGLQSNPQAHVSGARFLYHCQPIQGTRVRALVWEDPTCCGATGPVSHSY